In Etheostoma cragini isolate CJK2018 chromosome 15, CSU_Ecrag_1.0, whole genome shotgun sequence, the DNA window TTCCCCTGTGTTTAGGAagtggtgatttaaaaaaagagtgctTCTTAATCTCTTTCACCCTTAAACTAGTTCATAGTTGTGTCCAGGGCCGCAGATAACAATTAGACTCACCGTCtgttaatctgttgattatgtTCCTGATTAATGgatcagttgtttggtctataaaatgtctgaaaatggtGTAAAATGTGGAtttgtgtttcccaaaaagcctcaaatgacatcctcaaatctcagatgtcttgttttgtccacaactcaaagatgttcagttcACTGTCactgaggagagaagaaactagaagacattcacatttaacaagctggagtttttaaataataaatgactaAAATTGTTCATCCATTATGAAAACAGTTGATTCATTTAGTAgctgacaactaatcgattcatCTCAGCAGCTCTGGTCTCAGTTTGAATCCTGCTGACAAGTTTATCCCCTTTTTTCCCTTATCCACGACGCTCCACTCCCGGGACTGCTCCGGTGTCGGTTACCTCCGTCTTACTCTGTGTTGGCGCTCCAACCTGCAgcagatttctgaggactaaggttacctgctcatcagatctctgcagggttaagccgcctttttgtcacctttcttctccttttcgTCGTCTTTTTAtctcctttttgttgccttttcttctccttttcatttccttttctttgcatttttcatctcctttttgtcgcctttccacctccttttcatcttcttttcGTTGccctttcatctcctttttgaCACCTTTTTTGTTGCCCTATAGGTTTATTTTGTTGCCTATTCAGCAGGATGTCCGTCCTCGTCCTTTGTCTGTGTTGGCGCTTTAACCTGCGGctaatttctgaggactatggttacctggtcctcagatctctgcagggtaaatccagactatctatgctagactatctgtccaatctgagtctccgttgcacgactaaaactacttctgaatgcacacatgttccaccaaaacaagcgtCACCGTGGCTGTGTCTGgtgcttagccccgcccaagacgattgtgattggttttaagaaatgccgataaaccagagctggaccctcctccgcagcgctgtggaggaaggtctggcaaagcgagactacttGATGAAAATCAGctataaaaatacaacacaaaattcCTATCATAATTTACTCAGGCCTAATGTAATGTCAACACGTTTTCTTATTTTCACCCCAAAATCTTAAGATATTCTGTTAACTAACACACGAgaaatgtaaatactttttttttttttttttttttaagatagtCTCTTGGCTGACACTGCATCTTTACCCTCTATTGGAgtgacatgtttacatgttcatGTCATCTAATGGCTGagaatctttgcagctctataataataatgtattctttattagaaattacaatttacactgttattACCCGCACTATATagaggcctgaactacacacacatgcactaagggagagatgtcagagtgggagGGCTGCAGTTGGGGGTTTCTTGCTCAAGAGTACCTtgacagtgcccaggaggtgaactggcacctctccagctaccagtccaccaccatactgtggtgcatatggggacttgaaccagcgaccctacGGTTCCCACCCAAACTCCCTACCAACTAAGCTAACGCCCCCACCCCTGCTTTTTTGGGGAATAAAGCCACAAAATGCCCAAAATTTAATTGTACATTATTTATGATATACATATTTTGTGCAGCACctgagaggaaggagaggataagatagaaaaaaacaataaaataattccACAGAATCTTTCTTATCGCCTCCCTTCCAGCAAATAAATACTCCACCCAAAGTAATGGtgcacgcacgcaaacacacacacacacacacacacacacacacacacacacacacacacacaaactcacccAGGAACACCAGCAGGTAACGCTCTTTTTTTGGCACTCGTCCACGTGATCTGGACTGTTAAAACAGAGACTGTTGGCAAACAGCTCGTCCTTCCTTGGAACTCGTTGAGTGTTTTAcccaaaaacaacatcaacacagaAGCCTTGTGCAGTTTTTGGGCTTCTGTAGAAAACCAAAAAGCAGAACTCAGAAGAAGGAGTGCATATAACTGAGTACCCAGAAGAACTCTGAATCCAAACAGAGATGTGACTGATCAAGATGTGAATAAGACACCGGAGACATGTTTTACGTGCAAAAGCAGAAACCTGATAACCAAAGTGTTTAACTAATCACCacgatggatttttttttatttttttttttatgagagcTGAATCCGGCCCCCAATACACACAGCAATGCTGTTTAAAATGGATGGTGTGACTAATGGAGATTGTGcaggacacaaaaaaaaacaatactgcaTATTAATCTTTGACACACCGTGCATCGGCCTCAACGCTCACACGTTCGCCTCTCCCACCGGTTGGGTAACACGGGGTGTTTTTGACTAACATTTGGCAGCATGGCACGGTGCCAACGCATGAGTGTTCCCGTAAACACGCACCACTCTAGACCCTGTACTGTTGTGCGTTGCCAGAAATGTCACAGGCACTGTGGTTAACCTCTGACCACAACGCTGAGTAGAAAACGTAAAGCAGAGCAGCGGCACAGAGAGCAGGATTTATAAGGGAGGTGGCAAAGAGGAGGCACAACACTGCCAGGAACTGTTGTTTACCTCTGTTTATTCATATTCCCATGGATACTGACAAAAAGGCAGAGAATTAAAATAGTTGATCTGAATACCAGGGACTTACCTGACATGAGGGCATTAAGATCCGGCATGGAGACCCCAAATAGTGGGGAATTGTTTTTTCAGGCCAACTTctattcaattccattttatttatagtatcaattcataacaagagttatctcgagacactttacagatagagcaggtctaggacccaggcccagacccagacccagacccggaTCCAGGCTCAGGCTCTgtgtaggtggtgtctgacgaccggttggagttagaatgaagagtggcaataacagtcccaaaaaatagtagtttgtagtagttctttgtagtggCAGGCATGGCAGGGCACTGtggggcattacaaggcacagcaggacgtagcaggacgtagcaggacgtagcaggacgtagccgGACGTAGCCGGACGTAGCCGGACGTAGCCGGACGTAGCAGGACCTAGCAGGACGTAGCCGGACGTAGCAGGACCTAGCAGGACGTAGccggacgtagcaggacatagcaggacatagcagaccagagcgggaccatggcgacagctgcaaacatgattttggagcctccctgatccaaggaagtCTCAAGACAGTCAACAGATGTAGTCTCCTTTCTGTGACGAGTCAGGGAACCGGTAGTGGGGACGGGAGGACGGGAGTCttcattgaaaaagaaaacccttgtgttgtcctcccaggtcaaaaaggtcaacactttttatttttttacccttttttgacatttgacattttcaacgcattgttgttatttttttgggggggatttaaCTAACACAACCTCACTACCACTAGTTTttcactactttttggaatccacgGTCAATGGACACTCATTTATATGGAATTAAACCTAATATTtgagcagaaattatgaattattctgactaatagttaagattagaGGAACGTCTGTATGTAGGATACTGaattgaaaccatttcaattttcaatgaaagtgatcaattgtatcagcaaagagcgttgtatggaatccatccctatttgttgtaatttggtcaaaaagacatttttcgaaggggtcaaatttgacctgaggacaacaggagggttaaacaatATAACAATTCTTTCAGTCTCAATAGTCCTCGCACAGTCGCTACCCGGGCCACTATGATCCAAGAATATCTAggtttatgtcaaaaaagggtaAACAAAATATAACTGTCCTCAAAATAGCAACAAGAAAACAGGATGTGAGCTAAAGTAACTGACCCAACTGTATGAGACACAAGGGGACATACGCTATATATACAGGCTTGGCATGGCTCGATTGGCGGCCCGCAGGATATACCAGTCCTCCACCCTTGGCCTCGGCTAGGACCCCCCCCATCAGCATGGGAACGAAGTCTAAAACATAAAGATTGATATAAAAGACAATTTTATGTAAGCCTGAGTAAAAATGTGTGCACTCCTCTTTGACAAGGCAAGGCCAgaagtagagcccgaccaatattatcggccaatattaCACATTTCCCGATATATGGGTATCTGCATATATACAGAATAAAAACGGACGtaaaccatgttatgagtgttgttgttgcatagtctgtccaccagaggacgctctacaacgtccctgttagtgatggtgttgcatagtctgtccaccagaggacgctctacaacgtccctgttagtgatggtgttgcatagtctgtccaccagaggacgctctacaacgtccctgttagtgatggtgttacatagtctgtccaccagaggacgctctacaacgtccctgttagtgatggcgttgcatagtctgtccaccagaggacgctctacaacgtccctgttagtgatggcgttgcatagtctgtccaccagaggacgctctacaacgtccctgttagtgatggtgttgcatagtctgtccaccagaggactcacatcttaaatcaaaatatgttgttcattttctttctcctggTTTAAACAACTGTTGAACAGGACCGTTGTTCAGGTGCAGCCGGAGGATTAAAGCACCTGCCGAAGCAAAGCCTCCTACCTGACTCGTTTAGTCCTTGCAGGGAGATGATGGGATGGAGGCGTTGCTGCTTGTCTGGGCGTCGGAAAGAATTACAACCCGGAGACAAAGGTTCCCTTCTGAACTGAAACGGGCGCACAGGCTCGAGgaatcacatttttctttctgtgtgaaAAGGAAGGGCCCCGCAATTATTCTCCCTTGTTTTAAAGAAGCAGGCTTTTCAGATCAAAAggcaaaataactaaataacatGAATCTTCCTGCTTGAGATAATCGGCTCGGCTGATGCTGCACAAACCTCGGCTTCCTTTTCACGATCAAAGCAGGGATACTTCCCAAAACCTGGAGTATTAAATCTATCTGCAGCTTGTGCGTGGGGGGGAGGAGGACACTATGAAACgcgtgtgcatgagcagtgattggccctgattggtgcatcttaACAGGGAGCGTTGGATTTCTGCAAATCACACTGCAGGCTGTAGGTGGCGCCAGACGAGCCGGATTTATCTTTAAATGACCTTCTTCGTGTAGTTCTACTGGAACATTGGGTCCATTTCAAATActacagaaagttagttttataaggcTGACCTGCGGCACCTTTAATTGCCCGTTGTCAGATATAGTCAGACCTGCACAGCCTAGAAAGATTCACGTGTTCTTTAACCCCTTTTATTAACTTGTACtgcaacttttttaaatttattttgttgtcattgctgCTCtgcatgtttcattttttttgtctggaaAGTTTAACCTGCCAGGTCAACGTTATTGTCAACTTTGCCTAACCCTCGGTTCAATATGCCAGACATATAAAGGAATCGATAATACTACTAACGGTGCAATAAGTACAAATTCATAGTGcctctgtttcctgttgctTTTGTCTCAAAACATCTCTCCAAAAGgactaaagttaaaaaaataagccaGCTGGCTACAACTGGCACATTAACAGAGATGTGGATTAATGTGGGCTgtccttataaaaaaaaaaatatataatataatgaaaaaaaacacaggctaTTTGCCAACATGGACTGTTTTCACACAGATGGATGTGTCTGAGATGTGTAAGCTCACTTGTCCACCCTGCTGACACAGAAAGTCCCTaaaactctctcacacacacacatggacggGGTTAATAAAGGAGCTGGACTGCTGCTGGAATGAGGCCCGGGTGGGCTTGGCTTCCCGGTTCTCCCGGAGAGGAACCGGTACGTCACCGTGCCCATATAAGGCCTGAGGACTTCCTCCACAGGATGGATCATAACAAACAGCACAGAAGTCCGGCGTTTTTAGCCTACAACGGCTTTGATTCATATCTAATGGGGCCAATATCCGGCTGCAGATCATCTGATGCGTATTAGATTTATCACGCCATTAGAAAAACATGAGAAATAGCCTAAAAATAAGGACGTCTCTGGCTATGTAACAACATGACTGAATTAATTAAAAGCTCGGATTTGCTCCTACAGAGTTTTCTCACCTCTTCACTTATCCAACGAGCATTATTTAACTTAGAAAAATGAGCTTAAAAAGCTGCAATAAATACAGCGCGCTCGCGTATCTCTGACGCTGCGCTCCGCTGCGAAGCCTCCTCGCTCTCGTGCCTACAGGCTTGTTTACAGTCGCCTCTTCCCGGCATCAGCGTCACATGACGTCACGTGTGCTGGGCGTGGCTGGACTGAGTTGCCTGGCCAATCGCAGCGCTGCAATGCCTTGGCAGCGAGCGCGTGTGTATTGGTGCTATAAAAAGGCACGGTACTGACCCGTCTGAACACACCTCAGCTAGAGCGAGCGCGGAGACTAGAAGCTTCCAGGGAAGTTAGAGGTTTTCCCCCCCTTCGCACGGGattgggaaagaaaaaacagccgAACCACGCTGGGAAAAGAGTTAACTGCTGTCACTGAGCTGCAGAAGGTTGGACCTGTTGGACTTGCACTCTCGTTTGGGGAGagatttgtaattttgtgttttggggACGCGTTGGTGCGCGCTCTCTGCTGACTCTGACATTTGTTGATtctctagagagagagagaaagagagctcgagagagagagagagaccgctTCTGTCAGCAGCTGGGTTTTCCTATCCGACTTTCATGTCTACAAAGATGGAACAGCCTTTCTATCATGACGACTCCTTTCTGTCGGCGTACGGCCACTCCGACGCAGCGATGCACGACTACAAACTGCTGAAGCCGAACATGAATCTGAACTTGACGGAGCCCTATCGCAGCCTGAAATGTCAGCTGAGAGCCGAGATAGAGCCGTACCAGGGGGCCGGGGGCGGgcaccaccacccccaccaccaccaccaggaCGCGCAGGGCTCCCTGAAGCTCGCGTCCCCCGAGCTGGAGAGGCTCATCATCCAGAACAGCAACGGCGTGATCACCTCTCCCACCCCGGGACAGTACTTCTACAACCGGGGCATCACGGACGAGCAGGAAGGCTTCGCGGAGGGGTTCGTGAAAGCCCTGGACGAGCTGCACAAGATGAACCAGATGCCGCCGCCGAACGTGTCCATCGGAGCCGGGGGGGTAACGTGTTCGGCGGCGGCCTCTAGCGTCTTCGGCTCGTCCCTGCAGCCGGAGCCTCCCATCTACACAACACTGAACGCCTACTGCCCGAACACGAGCCTCTCTTCCGCGTCCAGCTACCCCACCGCCACCATCAGCTACCTGCCgccgcaccaacaacaacaacaagcccAGCACCAGCAGAGCTCCTCGCACCCCTTCCAGCACTCCCTCCCCGGCTCCGGGCTCCACCCGCAGCGGCTCGTCGCCCTGAAAGAGGAGCCCCAGATCGTGCCGGACCTGCTGAGCAGCGACGGCTCGCCGCCGATGTCTCCCATCGACCTGGAGACCCAGGAGCGCATCAAGGCGGAGCGCAAGCGGCTGCGCAACCGGCTCGCGGCGACCAAGTGCCGGCGGCGCAAGCTGGAGCGCATCGCCCGGCTGGAGGACAAAGTCAAGGGTCTGAAGAACGACAACGCGGGCCTCTCCAGCACGGCGTCGGTGCTCCGGGACCAGGTCGCGCAGCTCAAACAGAAAGTCCTGACGCACGTGAGCAGCGGCTGTCAGCTCATGCTTACAAGCAAGTTGGAGgcattttaaacacaacacagagagaCTACACAGACTATACACTAGTAATAACACTGGAGTCATGTTCTGCATGTCTGGGAGACTACACGGGCCCGGGGGCGGTGTGTAGACCGCTCGTTAGGCTACATTTTAGGCTGAAAACAGACTATTGAAATGGTACTTTCCGGATGCTGGACATCGCTCAAAAGAACCTTTCAACTCCCCTGGACACCAGGCCAGCATCCGAACCGAGCAGACACTGAGCaagaacacactcacacacactcacatgagTCGGGTTTACTAAATGGTGGAACATGGGAATGattattatatttctttgtacgttttttgtttgtttgcaacCGATAATGTCATGCGATGCTGCATTTATTATTCgttatgtaaattatttttacttttgtccgGTTGATCCGGATAAACTCATGATGTCCAATGTTTACACTTAgcctatgtctttttttttatttgtgatgtgTATTTAAGTAAAGTGTCTTCAAATGAATCGGAAATGGACttgagtgttttgttttgtcatttaagaTAGAGAAGTCAAAGCATAATTAATGTTCCAGACAGCCAGAGGATCTGAACGATCCACGGTGTGATAAGtgtaaacatacacaaaatataggctgtaaaatacaacaatacattCTGAATAATGCAAAAGTGAGACAAAGTCAAACAATAAGCTATAGAAACCTAAATACAttaatgtaggcctactatataaataaatatgaaggAAAAGTTTAGAATGAAAGTAACaaagtgcaaagaaaacaacatatatCCTAATATATCCTACATACATAAAACaatagggtgtgtgtgtgttggggggggggggggggtcggggAAGACAAACGCGCTTTTCTTCCACTCATTGTTACCACAAGCGTTGCCATGGCTCCCAGTAAGGAACCCTTATTCAAGCGCTTTCTGGTTTCAGTGTTTTTACGCACAGTGCGTAGCCCGCCCTTTCCTTTACGCACGGGCCTGTCCATATACGGGCATGTTGGTGCATGCTCCGTCACATGGGAGGATTTCTGGGAACCTCCGCCCAGGTAATGCGAACTAGTTtcatctccctccctccatctgttGTGTCGATAAAGTCCTCGgaatttccttttccttcttcttcttctgcaacTCGAGAGACTTTAGAACCTGTCGCGCACACAAACGGAGCAAAGCGCAACGTTGTTGTTATCAGGT includes these proteins:
- the junbb gene encoding junB proto-oncogene, AP-1 transcription factor subunit b, translating into MSTKMEQPFYHDDSFLSAYGHSDAAMHDYKLLKPNMNLNLTEPYRSLKCQLRAEIEPYQGAGGGHHHPHHHHQDAQGSLKLASPELERLIIQNSNGVITSPTPGQYFYNRGITDEQEGFAEGFVKALDELHKMNQMPPPNVSIGAGGVTCSAAASSVFGSSLQPEPPIYTTLNAYCPNTSLSSASSYPTATISYLPPHQQQQQAQHQQSSSHPFQHSLPGSGLHPQRLVALKEEPQIVPDLLSSDGSPPMSPIDLETQERIKAERKRLRNRLAATKCRRRKLERIARLEDKVKGLKNDNAGLSSTASVLRDQVAQLKQKVLTHVSSGCQLMLTSKLEAF